ATCGCAATAACGGAGAATTAATTATTATAGCAGGACCTTGCAGTGCAGAATCTGAAGATCAGGTTATTGATACTGCAAAGGAAATTGCTCGCAGTAATAAAGTAAAAATCTTCAGAGCCGGAATATGGAAACCGCGAACAAAACCGGGAAATTTTGAAGGTGTAGGTGAAATTGGATTAGATTGGCTGAAAAAAGTTAAACAAATAACAGGACTCTTAACAACAACCGAAGCAGCAACACCCGAACATATTGAAACAATTCTAAAACACAGAGATGCTGTCGATATTATTTGGATAGGAGCTCGAACTACTGCAAATCCTTTTTCTGTACAAGCATTAGCCGATGTTTTAACAGGGATTGATATACCTGTTATGGTAAAAAATCCGTTAAATCCGGATGTTAAATTATGGGCAGGAGCAATTGAACGTTTTGCAAAAGCAGGTATAAAAGATATAGCTGCTGTTCACAGAGGTTTTTATCCGTTCCAAGATACTAATCTAAGAAATCTTCCGAAATGGGAACTTGCAATTGAAATTAAAAGTATTTTTCCGAAAATTCCTATTATAAATGATCCCAGTCATATATCAGGCAACAGAAAATATATTGCAGAAATTGCACAAAAAGCTTTGAATTTAAATTTTGACGGATTAATGATAGAAACTCATATAAATCCGTCGGCAGCATTAAGTGATTCAAATCAACAAATAACACCCGAAACTTTAATAAAACTTT
The window above is part of the Bacteroidales bacterium genome. Proteins encoded here:
- a CDS encoding bifunctional 3-deoxy-7-phosphoheptulonate synthase/chorismate mutase type II, which codes for MKQIFKNRNNGELIIIAGPCSAESEDQVIDTAKEIARSNKVKIFRAGIWKPRTKPGNFEGVGEIGLDWLKKVKQITGLLTTTEAATPEHIETILKHRDAVDIIWIGARTTANPFSVQALADVLTGIDIPVMVKNPLNPDVKLWAGAIERFAKAGIKDIAAVHRGFYPFQDTNLRNLPKWELAIEIKSIFPKIPIINDPSHISGNRKYIAEIAQKALNLNFDGLMIETHINPSAALSDSNQQITPETLIKLLDNLQIRKATSNNSEFSELLERYREQIDSIDYQLLELISKRMKIVKDIGEYKLKNNITIFQLKRWLDIILTRKEFGRSIGLDEQFIKKLLSLVHRESIRKQSEIMNKKK